Proteins encoded together in one Chitinophaga varians window:
- a CDS encoding DUF6236 family protein produces the protein MGFTKALFYPTIDIHNEEWLKNATLFWDEINTIVPSSFTNPYQEDTTQYLFDEGILKAMPVSPDDDFIEELTSDTLNYLNTNEGFQLLTQGQGRNSVIHRDKLPRDVSRFFDIHPEKLPYEIQNQLRRSLNREGFFRVDSNFAVFYMTLLANKICEQKSIALLTDNSLTSNLSDLVRLDNQIAIKGRNYNFDYSGRKERYIHLAQGLLTNLVIKGVKVTKASSLEDIVKFKRNHRDELGLFRTNIAKLTKDVAKDTSFEALQQQVEDIYNDEFLPAYRNFKKSLDSAGIKWTSDNFMKIAVLSIPATAIPIAIGLSTPQALLAGAGISIISSLVSYNVDKSDKLRASPYSYLLAVDRGV, from the coding sequence ATGGGATTTACAAAAGCGTTATTCTATCCAACCATTGACATTCATAATGAAGAATGGTTAAAAAATGCGACTCTATTCTGGGATGAAATCAACACAATAGTTCCATCCTCTTTCACCAACCCATATCAAGAGGATACAACACAATATCTATTTGATGAAGGTATATTAAAGGCAATGCCTGTTAGTCCTGATGATGATTTTATTGAGGAATTAACCTCTGATACCTTAAATTACCTAAATACTAATGAAGGGTTCCAGCTTTTGACGCAAGGGCAGGGCCGAAACTCAGTAATTCATCGTGATAAATTGCCGCGAGATGTAAGCAGATTTTTTGATATTCACCCTGAAAAACTTCCTTATGAAATCCAAAATCAGCTTAGAAGAAGTTTGAATAGAGAAGGTTTTTTTCGGGTTGATAGTAATTTTGCAGTTTTTTATATGACGCTTCTCGCGAACAAAATATGTGAACAAAAATCAATTGCACTTCTGACTGACAACTCACTAACCTCTAATCTTTCAGATCTTGTAAGATTAGATAATCAAATTGCGATTAAAGGCAGAAATTATAATTTCGACTATTCTGGAAGAAAAGAGAGGTATATTCATTTGGCCCAAGGTCTTTTGACAAATCTTGTTATCAAAGGAGTTAAGGTTACTAAAGCATCGTCCCTTGAAGATATAGTGAAATTTAAGCGTAATCATAGAGATGAGCTTGGACTTTTCAGAACTAACATTGCTAAACTGACAAAAGATGTAGCCAAAGACACATCGTTTGAAGCATTACAACAGCAAGTAGAAGATATTTACAATGATGAATTTTTGCCCGCCTATAGAAATTTTAAAAAATCTTTAGATAGTGCTGGTATTAAATGGACATCTGATAATTTTATGAAAATTGCGGTATTATCTATACCTGCTACGGCAATACCAATTGCGATAGGGTTATCAACTCCACAAGCATTATTGGCAGGTGCAGGCATTTCTATAATTTCATCCCTGGTATCATACAATGTTGATAAAAGCGATAAATTAAGAGCCAGTCCATATTCATATTTATTAGCAGTTGATAGAGGAGTTTGA
- a CDS encoding XRE family transcriptional regulator has protein sequence MADKAYITPNVLKWARESARMSEESAAARASVTVDKLKEWEDGSSQPTINQAQILAKAYKRPFALFFLPEIPRDFQPLQDFRKKDSKELTTSSVFIIREIQQKQAWISDVYSENGEHSLPFVGRFSIKDNPKIVAQDILKTLNINPPNYKTDAPIKEWIDAAEKNGIFVSRTSFIHSRLKLDSDEIQGFAISDRYAPFVFVNSEDWNAPQLFTLVHEIAHIWIAATGISNAIEPEIKNGDKVHPIELFCNEVAANALMPEDIILNLNLNIFQNSKEVFRIAKTLGVSSYALLVRVKNLDLISISAYQKLKKEADIEYQDYLKRELEKKAKQKDKKGGPNYFLLQLNRNSRLFTQTVLDAFRGGYIEPTVASNLLNVQVNKFPKLEAQLYR, from the coding sequence ATGGCAGACAAAGCATATATAACACCAAACGTCCTCAAGTGGGCAAGAGAATCGGCAAGAATGTCCGAAGAAAGTGCTGCTGCCAGGGCTTCCGTAACGGTGGATAAATTAAAGGAGTGGGAAGATGGATCAAGCCAACCTACTATTAATCAAGCTCAGATTTTAGCTAAAGCGTACAAGCGACCTTTTGCCTTATTTTTTTTACCTGAAATTCCTAGGGATTTTCAACCACTACAAGATTTCAGGAAAAAAGATTCTAAAGAGCTAACAACTTCTTCCGTCTTTATAATACGAGAAATACAACAGAAGCAAGCATGGATAAGCGATGTTTATTCTGAAAATGGAGAACATTCATTGCCTTTCGTGGGAAGGTTTTCAATTAAGGATAATCCCAAGATTGTGGCTCAGGATATACTTAAAACATTAAATATTAATCCACCGAATTATAAAACGGACGCGCCAATAAAAGAGTGGATTGATGCGGCAGAGAAGAATGGAATCTTTGTTTCAAGAACAAGTTTTATACATTCCAGATTAAAACTTGATTCTGACGAAATTCAGGGATTTGCCATTTCTGATCGATATGCTCCCTTTGTTTTTGTTAATTCAGAGGATTGGAATGCCCCTCAACTGTTCACGCTTGTCCATGAAATTGCTCATATTTGGATTGCAGCAACAGGAATATCAAATGCTATTGAGCCGGAGATTAAAAACGGAGATAAGGTCCACCCCATTGAGCTTTTTTGCAATGAAGTAGCCGCAAATGCCTTGATGCCAGAAGATATTATATTGAATCTCAATTTAAATATTTTCCAAAACTCAAAGGAAGTATTTAGAATAGCTAAGACATTAGGCGTAAGTTCATATGCTCTTTTGGTAAGAGTGAAGAATCTGGATTTAATATCAATTTCCGCATATCAGAAGCTAAAAAAAGAAGCGGATATTGAATATCAAGATTATCTAAAACGGGAATTAGAAAAGAAGGCGAAACAGAAGGATAAGAAAGGGGGACCTAACTATTTTCTTCTTCAGTTAAATAGAAACAGCCGACTTTTTACTCAAACTGTTTTGGACGCATTTCGTGGCGGGTACATTGAACCGACCGTTGCAAGCAATTTATTGAACGTACAGGTAAATAAATTTCCAAAACTAGAGGCGCAATTATATAGATGA
- a CDS encoding helix-turn-helix transcriptional regulator: MRNKTHEGHNIKRFREMLGIKQEALAFELGDDWNQKKISLLEGKETVEPDILELVAKALKVPAEAIKNFSEEAAVNIISNTFQDESVAYAQYYKCTFNPFEKWVETVDKNEKLYEALLQSEREKVEILEKLLSERKGGK, translated from the coding sequence ATGCGTAACAAAACCCATGAAGGACACAATATTAAACGGTTCCGCGAAATGCTAGGCATTAAGCAGGAGGCATTGGCATTTGAACTAGGCGACGATTGGAACCAAAAGAAAATTTCCTTACTGGAAGGAAAGGAAACTGTTGAACCTGATATATTGGAGCTGGTTGCAAAGGCATTAAAAGTGCCAGCAGAAGCTATAAAAAATTTTAGCGAAGAGGCAGCAGTGAATATTATTTCCAATACTTTTCAGGATGAATCTGTTGCATACGCTCAATATTATAAATGCACCTTTAACCCTTTTGAAAAATGGGTCGAAACGGTAGATAAGAATGAAAAATTGTACGAAGCTCTATTGCAAAGTGAACGAGAGAAAGTCGAAATTCTGGAGAAACTGTTGAGCGAAAGGAAAGGTGGGAAGTAA
- a CDS encoding 2,3,4,5-tetrahydropyridine-2,6-dicarboxylate N-succinyltransferase: protein MDLQQQIQAVWADRGLLQETQYSDAVKAVIEAVDKGHLRVAQPTENGWVVNEWVKQAILMYFTIQPMETMSLPPFEFYDKMKLKTNYKDLGVRVVPHAIARYGAYISKGCILMPSYVNIGAYVDEGTMVDTWATVGSCAQIGKHVHLSGGVGIGGVLEPLQASPVIIEDGCFLGSRCIVVEGVHVEKEAVLGANVVLTQSTKIIDVSGAEPVEYKGRVPARSVVIPGTYPKKFPAGEYQVNCALIIGQRKASTDLKTSLNDTLREFNVAV, encoded by the coding sequence ATGGATTTACAACAACAAATACAGGCTGTCTGGGCTGACAGGGGCCTGTTACAGGAAACGCAGTATAGCGATGCCGTAAAAGCAGTGATAGAAGCAGTAGACAAAGGTCATCTGAGAGTAGCGCAGCCTACAGAGAACGGCTGGGTGGTAAACGAATGGGTAAAGCAGGCAATCCTGATGTATTTCACCATTCAACCGATGGAAACCATGTCGCTTCCTCCTTTCGAGTTCTATGATAAGATGAAGCTGAAGACCAACTATAAAGATCTGGGTGTACGTGTAGTACCGCATGCTATTGCCCGTTACGGCGCCTATATCTCCAAAGGTTGTATCCTGATGCCATCATATGTGAACATCGGCGCTTATGTAGATGAAGGCACCATGGTAGACACCTGGGCCACTGTAGGCTCCTGCGCGCAGATCGGTAAACATGTACATCTGAGTGGTGGCGTAGGTATCGGCGGCGTTTTGGAACCGCTGCAGGCCAGTCCGGTGATCATTGAAGATGGCTGCTTCCTGGGTTCCCGTTGTATCGTGGTAGAAGGCGTACACGTAGAAAAAGAAGCCGTACTGGGCGCTAACGTGGTGTTGACACAGTCCACTAAAATCATTGACGTAAGCGGTGCTGAGCCTGTAGAATACAAAGGCCGTGTACCAGCGCGCAGCGTGGTTATTCCGGGCACTTATCCTAAGAAGTTCCCTGCCGGTGAATACCAGGTCAACTGCGCCCTGATTATTGGTCAGCGTAAAGCTTCCACCGATCTGAAGACGAGCCTGAACGACACCCTGCGTGAGTTCAATGTGGCCGTATAA
- a CDS encoding relaxase/mobilization nuclease domain-containing protein, with protein MIGYVGTGSSFFECIRYCLQDKKELSEEKKQELSLKDNLQHRNRAEVLSYNKCFGNLKELSGQFIDVAKLSKRVEKPVFHFSLRLAPGETLAKNQLIEVGRECAKEFGVADNQYICVLHKDTNEQHIHIVANRVGYNSKVASDSNSYRRMAALCRKLEKQYKLQEVLSPRAFLSPKDRLLPRQDQRKEKLKTDIRQTLEKVCSYSEFEQRMQSLGYNLIKGRGISFIDDKKVKVKGSEVGFALAKIERILTLKQELTAKQVEQKIYEAAIRHNTTKQQTLSPAQRMLRETQRVAHIEHSPIVSVIKELSSLLELLLQPVDTSNYIPYELTEEGIKRRKKKQKSHRI; from the coding sequence ATGATCGGCTATGTAGGTACAGGAAGTTCCTTTTTTGAATGTATCCGTTATTGTTTGCAGGATAAAAAGGAACTGTCTGAAGAAAAGAAGCAGGAGCTTTCCCTAAAGGATAATCTACAGCACAGGAACCGGGCAGAAGTTCTGAGCTACAACAAATGTTTTGGGAATTTAAAAGAGCTGTCCGGACAATTTATTGATGTTGCCAAACTTAGCAAACGGGTAGAAAAGCCGGTATTTCATTTTTCCTTACGGCTGGCTCCCGGAGAAACACTTGCTAAAAATCAGCTAATAGAGGTTGGCCGTGAGTGCGCTAAAGAATTTGGCGTAGCAGATAACCAATATATCTGCGTACTGCATAAGGATACCAACGAGCAGCATATTCACATTGTTGCCAATCGTGTAGGCTATAACAGCAAGGTCGCAAGCGACAGTAACAGTTATAGAAGAATGGCAGCCCTTTGCCGGAAACTGGAAAAGCAATACAAGCTACAGGAAGTATTAAGCCCCCGCGCCTTTTTATCACCTAAAGACAGGCTATTACCCCGGCAGGATCAGCGAAAGGAAAAACTGAAAACAGATATTCGGCAGACCTTGGAGAAGGTGTGTAGTTATTCTGAATTTGAGCAGAGGATGCAGTCTTTAGGGTACAATTTGATTAAAGGCCGGGGGATTTCCTTTATTGATGATAAGAAGGTAAAAGTAAAAGGCAGTGAGGTAGGTTTTGCGTTGGCAAAGATAGAAAGGATTTTAACCCTGAAACAAGAACTGACTGCTAAACAGGTTGAACAAAAAATATACGAAGCAGCTATCCGGCACAACACTACAAAACAACAAACGTTATCTCCTGCTCAAAGGATGCTCCGCGAAACACAGCGGGTGGCACATATTGAACATTCGCCCATTGTTAGCGTAATAAAGGAATTAAGCAGCCTTTTAGAGTTACTTCTACAGCCTGTAGACACATCTAACTATATACCATATGAGCTGACAGAAGAGGGCATCAAGAGAAGAAAAAAGAAACAAAAATCCCACAGAATTTAA
- a CDS encoding plasmid mobilization protein, which produces MEQQNVQTKNKGGRPQKAVKKDQLLAVKCSLYERRVIEANAKIANLSVSEYLREISTTGKIDRKEKALPKEVLELTGTLNHMAANLNQIAKKRNGMEELGPLERANLKVQSGELKTLASKIKSYIQ; this is translated from the coding sequence ATGGAGCAGCAGAATGTACAAACCAAGAACAAGGGAGGCCGCCCCCAAAAAGCGGTAAAAAAAGATCAATTACTGGCAGTGAAATGCAGTCTTTATGAAAGACGGGTTATTGAAGCAAACGCCAAAATTGCTAACCTTTCAGTTTCCGAATACCTACGGGAAATAAGCACGACAGGAAAAATTGACAGGAAGGAAAAAGCATTGCCCAAAGAGGTTTTGGAACTAACCGGTACTCTCAATCACATGGCAGCAAACCTTAATCAGATCGCTAAAAAGCGAAACGGGATGGAAGAATTAGGCCCTCTTGAACGTGCCAATCTGAAAGTACAATCAGGGGAGTTAAAAACATTAGCGTCAAAAATTAAAAGTTATATCCAATGA
- a CDS encoding glycosyltransferase family 4 protein, with the protein MKIGFDAKRAFQNDTGLGNYSRTLISSLAAGFPEHQYFLFAPKQTDMYNAPGIPVILPEKAWHRWFKSAWRSRYVVKDLQRYGIDLYHGLSHEIPFGIPGSGVKSVVTMHDLIFERYPKQYNPIDVVTYRRKARYACEKADKVVAISEQTRQDLISFYHTDPDKIAVVYQSCDPAFAVPHTAADIQDFRSRYRLPDQYFLYVGSVIERKNLLGIVTAMNTLKGTVDVPLVVLGNGSGYKKKVKEYLAANGLSPKVIWLNEQERLPNSALPLLYQGAVALLYPSVFEGFGIPILEALWSGTPVITSHGSCFGETGGDAALYVDPLSATDIAGAMRRVLAEPSLVQDMRDKGWKHARKFTPEQCAADMMKVYVDLEK; encoded by the coding sequence ATGAAGATTGGTTTTGATGCCAAGCGTGCTTTCCAGAATGATACAGGACTCGGTAACTACAGCCGTACCCTGATCTCTTCCCTGGCGGCAGGCTTCCCGGAGCACCAGTATTTTCTGTTCGCTCCCAAACAAACGGATATGTACAACGCACCGGGCATCCCGGTGATATTGCCTGAAAAAGCCTGGCACCGCTGGTTTAAATCGGCCTGGCGGAGCCGCTATGTGGTAAAAGACCTGCAACGGTACGGTATTGACCTGTATCATGGCCTCAGCCATGAAATCCCTTTCGGTATTCCCGGCAGCGGCGTGAAATCGGTGGTGACCATGCACGACCTCATCTTTGAACGGTATCCGAAACAATACAACCCCATCGATGTCGTCACCTACCGCCGTAAAGCCCGCTACGCCTGCGAAAAGGCCGACAAGGTAGTGGCTATCAGTGAACAGACCCGGCAGGACCTCATCTCGTTCTACCATACTGATCCGGATAAAATAGCGGTCGTATACCAAAGTTGTGATCCTGCGTTTGCAGTGCCGCATACTGCTGCCGACATACAGGATTTCCGCAGCCGTTACCGGCTGCCCGACCAGTACTTTTTATATGTTGGCTCGGTCATTGAAAGGAAAAACCTGCTGGGCATCGTAACGGCCATGAATACACTGAAAGGTACGGTGGATGTTCCGCTGGTGGTACTGGGCAATGGCAGCGGTTATAAAAAGAAAGTAAAGGAATATCTCGCGGCCAACGGCCTCTCGCCAAAGGTGATATGGCTCAATGAGCAGGAACGGCTGCCCAACAGCGCGCTGCCACTGCTCTATCAGGGTGCGGTGGCATTGTTATATCCTTCGGTTTTTGAAGGTTTTGGCATCCCCATCCTGGAGGCGTTGTGGAGTGGGACGCCCGTGATTACCTCTCATGGCTCCTGTTTTGGGGAGACAGGTGGGGACGCTGCGTTATATGTGGATCCGCTGAGCGCGACCGACATTGCAGGCGCGATGCGCCGCGTGCTGGCAGAACCTTCGCTGGTACAGGACATGCGCGACAAGGGATGGAAGCACGCCCGGAAGTTCACACCGGAACAATGTGCGGCAGACATGATGAAAGTGTATGTGGACCTGGAAAAATAA
- a CDS encoding L-threonylcarbamoyladenylate synthase → MDFEQDINAALPVLRNGGLILYPTDTIWGIGCDATNEAAVRKVYELKQRSESKSLVILLPDVRDLLHYVSNPRPDMAEVIAGFNRPTTVIYEGALGLAANAISEDQTVAIRIVQDTFCRHLLKRFRKPLVSTSANISGEPSAASFRDISPAIVNGVDYVVKYRQEEAATGVASRIIRIGKDGSIAIIRD, encoded by the coding sequence ATGGATTTTGAACAGGACATCAACGCCGCATTGCCGGTATTGCGCAATGGCGGCCTCATTTTATACCCTACAGACACCATCTGGGGCATCGGCTGCGACGCTACCAATGAAGCCGCGGTCAGAAAAGTATATGAACTGAAACAACGCAGCGAAAGCAAAAGCCTCGTGATACTGCTGCCGGACGTACGGGACCTGTTACATTATGTGTCCAACCCCCGGCCTGACATGGCAGAGGTGATCGCCGGCTTCAACCGCCCTACGACTGTTATCTATGAAGGTGCGCTCGGCCTCGCGGCCAACGCTATCAGTGAGGACCAGACCGTAGCTATCCGGATTGTACAGGATACCTTCTGCCGCCACCTGCTGAAACGGTTCCGTAAACCGCTGGTGTCCACATCTGCCAATATCAGCGGTGAACCGTCCGCGGCCAGTTTCCGGGACATATCGCCGGCAATTGTGAACGGTGTGGATTATGTGGTAAAATACCGGCAGGAAGAAGCCGCCACAGGCGTGGCTTCCAGGATTATCAGGATCGGAAAAGACGGTTCAATAGCCATAATCCGGGATTAA
- a CDS encoding toprim domain-containing protein: MKNLMCAEAKQIDLVDYLASLGHQPEKIRNQDYWYLSPLRDEKTPSFKVNRQLNVWYDHGTGKGGNLVDFGTLYFNCSVANLLQRLSQNRPAPAFSFHPPTTLGSQHPAPASFAGEKKDTPDSKIVILDARPLKEQSLLDYLQKRCIPVEIACRFCKEVDFLLYGKKRTVIGFQNNAGGYELRNENFKGSSSPKDITLQIGKHSEGLAVFEGFFSFLSFQTINRSKEAPLPDCLVLNSLSFFERSRPIMEEYNQVHLILDRDTAGISSTRKALEWNTGKQDKYLDRSEFYKGHKDLNDWFIHHRQSQRESQRIAKRL; the protein is encoded by the coding sequence ATGAAAAATTTAATGTGTGCAGAGGCAAAACAAATTGATCTTGTAGATTATTTGGCCTCATTGGGTCATCAACCCGAAAAGATAAGAAACCAAGATTATTGGTATTTATCCCCGTTACGGGATGAAAAAACGCCATCCTTCAAAGTAAACAGGCAGTTAAACGTCTGGTACGATCATGGAACAGGCAAGGGGGGCAATTTGGTGGACTTCGGAACCCTTTATTTCAATTGTAGTGTTGCCAACTTACTACAACGCTTATCGCAAAACCGCCCCGCCCCGGCTTTTTCTTTTCACCCGCCTACTACTTTGGGCAGCCAGCATCCGGCCCCCGCTTCTTTTGCTGGTGAAAAGAAAGATACCCCCGACAGCAAAATTGTTATTCTGGACGCTCGCCCACTTAAAGAACAATCCCTGCTGGACTACCTGCAAAAAAGATGTATCCCGGTGGAAATAGCCTGCCGTTTTTGCAAAGAGGTGGATTTTCTTTTGTATGGGAAAAAGCGTACCGTTATCGGTTTTCAAAACAACGCCGGAGGATATGAACTGCGAAACGAAAACTTTAAAGGCAGTAGTTCCCCTAAAGATATCACCTTGCAAATAGGCAAACATTCAGAAGGTCTTGCAGTGTTCGAAGGCTTTTTTAGCTTCCTGTCTTTTCAAACTATTAACCGCAGTAAGGAAGCTCCCCTGCCAGATTGTCTTGTACTTAATTCCCTTTCTTTCTTTGAAAGAAGCCGCCCGATAATGGAAGAATACAATCAAGTTCACTTGATTTTAGACCGGGATACAGCAGGCATTAGCAGCACCCGGAAGGCTTTGGAATGGAATACTGGCAAGCAGGATAAATACTTAGATCGAAGCGAGTTTTACAAAGGCCATAAGGATTTAAACGATTGGTTTATTCATCATCGCCAGAGCCAAAGAGAAAGCCAGCGAATAGCAAAACGGCTTTAA
- a CDS encoding DUF4411 family protein, which translates to MNATANKYCIDANVLIQAWQKYYNPKFCPDYWNVLIELGKQGVIFIPEMVYEEIIRTEDDLSKWLKNSKIPIHKMSEPVTLCLQRIFSNNPLHKNLVDNTKARSLADPWVIAHALNENATVVTKEEKVTALNSVKIKIPNVCENMGVRWINDFEFIQELDLQFMCSLRK; encoded by the coding sequence ATGAATGCAACGGCAAATAAATACTGTATTGATGCCAATGTGCTAATTCAGGCTTGGCAAAAGTATTATAATCCTAAATTCTGCCCTGACTATTGGAATGTTCTAATAGAGTTAGGTAAACAAGGAGTTATATTTATTCCTGAAATGGTGTATGAAGAAATTATAAGAACGGAAGATGATTTATCAAAATGGTTAAAGAACAGTAAGATACCAATTCATAAAATGTCAGAACCTGTTACTCTTTGTCTACAGAGAATATTCTCAAATAACCCACTTCATAAGAACCTGGTTGATAATACTAAAGCCCGTTCATTAGCTGATCCTTGGGTAATTGCACATGCGCTAAATGAAAATGCGACAGTAGTTACAAAAGAAGAAAAGGTTACGGCATTAAACTCTGTCAAAATAAAAATCCCCAATGTTTGTGAAAATATGGGCGTTCGTTGGATTAACGACTTCGAATTTATCCAGGAACTGGACCTTCAATTTATGTGCTCATTAAGAAAATAG
- a CDS encoding CCA tRNA nucleotidyltransferase, which produces MISSKPLDIPCSLQERKVLEKIALAAHELGTPAYLIGGFVRDKILGRRTKDMDIVCVGDGIALAHKVAESLGDNIPVSFFKTYGTAQVKWHEFEIEFVGARKESYRRESRNPDVVAGSLEDDQNRRDFTINALAVSLRDVDYGSLIDPFGGMADMDKQLIRTPLEPAQTFSDDPLRMMRAIRFASQLQFTISDEAFKAIQDNAERIRIITQERISDEFNKIMLSPKPSVGLDLLYKAGLLKIIFPQMTDMVGVEMYEGKGHKDNFYHTLQVVDNISVHTRDLWLRWAALLHDIGKPATKKFEPGHGWTFHGHDAVGGKMVTRIFTKFKLPLHDKMKLVKKLVELHLRPISLTKENITDSAIRRLLFDAGDDIESLMMLCEADITSKNKSKVKRYLENFELVRKRLKEVEESDRIRNWQPPVTGEMIMETFDLKPGRVVGDLKNAIREAILDGEIPNTYEAAYAFLLEKAKALDLTPVK; this is translated from the coding sequence ATGATCAGCAGCAAGCCATTAGACATTCCCTGCTCCCTGCAGGAACGGAAAGTGTTGGAGAAGATTGCGCTGGCAGCCCACGAACTGGGCACGCCGGCCTATCTGATCGGAGGCTTCGTACGCGATAAAATACTGGGAAGAAGAACAAAAGACATGGATATCGTGTGCGTGGGTGATGGCATCGCCCTGGCACACAAGGTGGCCGAATCTCTGGGCGACAATATCCCCGTCAGCTTCTTTAAAACATACGGCACGGCACAGGTGAAATGGCACGAATTCGAAATCGAATTCGTTGGCGCCCGCAAAGAAAGCTACCGCCGCGAATCCAGGAACCCCGACGTGGTGGCCGGCTCCCTCGAGGATGACCAGAACCGCCGCGATTTTACGATCAACGCGCTTGCCGTCAGCCTCAGAGACGTAGACTACGGCTCCCTGATAGATCCCTTCGGCGGAATGGCAGATATGGATAAACAATTGATCCGTACGCCGTTAGAACCCGCACAGACGTTCAGTGACGACCCCCTGCGCATGATGCGCGCTATCCGCTTCGCGTCCCAGCTGCAGTTCACCATCAGTGATGAGGCCTTTAAAGCGATCCAGGACAACGCGGAACGTATCCGCATCATCACACAGGAACGGATATCCGACGAGTTTAATAAAATCATGCTCTCCCCCAAACCCTCTGTGGGGCTGGACCTGCTCTATAAGGCAGGCCTGCTTAAAATCATCTTCCCCCAGATGACAGACATGGTAGGGGTGGAAATGTACGAAGGCAAAGGACACAAGGATAATTTCTATCATACCCTGCAGGTAGTGGACAATATTTCCGTTCATACCCGCGACCTCTGGCTCCGATGGGCCGCACTGCTGCACGATATCGGTAAGCCGGCCACGAAAAAATTTGAGCCGGGCCACGGCTGGACCTTCCACGGCCACGATGCGGTGGGAGGGAAGATGGTGACCCGTATCTTTACCAAATTCAAATTACCCCTGCATGATAAAATGAAGCTGGTCAAAAAGCTGGTGGAACTCCACCTGCGCCCGATCAGCCTCACCAAGGAAAATATAACGGACTCGGCTATCCGCAGGCTCCTGTTCGATGCCGGCGACGATATCGAATCACTCATGATGCTGTGCGAAGCCGATATCACCTCCAAAAACAAATCCAAGGTGAAACGTTATCTGGAGAATTTTGAACTGGTGCGCAAAAGGCTGAAGGAAGTGGAGGAAAGCGATCGTATCCGCAACTGGCAACCACCTGTTACCGGCGAAATGATCATGGAGACGTTCGATCTGAAACCCGGCCGGGTAGTGGGCGACCTCAAAAACGCTATCAGGGAGGCTATCCTCGACGGTGAAATACCTAACACCTACGAAGCTGCCTACGCTTTTTTGCTGGAAAAAGCAAAAGCCCTGGACCTTACCCCAGTTAAATAA